From one Humulus lupulus chromosome 8, drHumLupu1.1, whole genome shotgun sequence genomic stretch:
- the LOC133795595 gene encoding probable dolichyl-diphosphooligosaccharide--protein glycosyltransferase subunit 3B gives MTSFRTLTLTHFSLFVVLFSSVTYNVASDSGSDRISELLDLQSRSKSGVIHLDDHSVSRFLTSVKTPRPYSLLLFFDATQLHDKQELHLKDLHKEFAIVASSFITNNQDSSSPSHAKIFFCDIEFKEAQNTFASFGVNALPHIRLIGPNHGLKDSDQMDQGDFSRLAESMAEFIESRTKLVVGPIHRPPMFSRNQMIFAVIAWLIWLPFIVKKVVSGKTLLHDPKLWLSGAVFVYFFSVSGAMHNIIRKMPMFLADRNDPSKLIFFYQGSGMQLGAEGFAVGFLYTIVGVLLALVTRGLVHVRNSTVQRLVMLVALFVSFLAVKKVVYLDNWKTGYGVHAFWPSSWQ, from the coding sequence ATGACTTCATTTCGAACCCTAACCCTAACCCATTTTTCCCTTTTCGTCGTTCTCTTTTCTTCAGTGACCTACAATGTAGCCTCCGACTCTGGCAGCGATCGAATTTCGGAGCTCCTAGACCTGCAATCCCGATCTAAATCGGGGGTGATCCACCTCGACGATCACTCAGTCTCTCGCTTCCTCACATCCGTCAAAACCCCAAGACCGTACTCGCTCCTCCTCTTCTTCGACGCCACACAGCTCCATGACAAGCAGGAGCTCCACCTCAAGGACCTGCACAAGGAGTTCGCCATTGTCGCCTCCTCCTTCATCACCAACAATCAAGACTCATCTTCCCCTTCCCATGCCAAGATCTTCTTTTGCGACATTGAGTTTAAAGAGGCTCAGAATACCTTCGCAAGCTTTGGCGTCAATGCCCTTCCTCATATCAGGCTCATCGGGCCCAATCACGGCCTCAAAGACTCAGACCAGATGGATCAGGGCGATTTCTCCCGATTGGCCGAATCCATGGCCGAATTCATCGAATCGAGGACTAAGCTTGTTGTGGGTCCGATCCATCGGCCGCCAATGTTTTCCAGGAATCAGATGATTTTCGCCGTTATCGCGTGGCTGATTTGGTTGCCGTTTATTGTGAAAAAGGTTGTCAGTGGGAAGACTCTGCTGCACGACCCAAAGCTTTGGTTGTCCGGCGCTGTTTTTGTTTACTTCTTCAGTGTATCAGGAGCGATGCATAACATAATTCGGAAGATGCCCATGTTCTTGGCGGACCGAAACGACCCAAGCAAGCTGATATTTTTCTATCAGGGCTCCGGGATGCAGCTTGGAGCAGAGGGGTTTGCAGTTGGGTTTCTGTACACCATTGTGGGGGTGTTACTGGCTTTGGTTACCCGCGGTCTTGTTCATGTTCGGAATTCGACGGTGCAGCGTTTGGTTATGCTTGTTGCACTTTTCGTTTCATTTTTGGCGGTAAAGAAGGTAGTCTACTTAGATAACTGGAAGACCGGTTATGGAGTTCACGCTTTCTGGCCCTCGAGTTGGCAGTAA